One genomic region from Nocardia vinacea encodes:
- a CDS encoding MFS transporter: protein MSETATAVEVLEKQTSSARWWALGVIALAQLMVVLDATIVTISLPFAQQDLDISDGNRQWMLTAYTLIFGGLLLLGGRLADYLGRRRIFIVGLVGFAGASAVAGLAQNGAELFAGRALQGAFAALLAPAALSLLSVTFTEAKERATAFGVFAGISAGGAALGLIAGGALTEYASWRWCLLVNTPIALIALLGALAFVAKDVPTPRTGGYDVPGAVTVTLGLIAIVYGFSRAAEDGWLAGSTLGLLVIGVALLIAFVAIERRSSNPLLPLHIPGEINRGGAFLAALLIPIAMFAMFLFLSYYFQITLGYSSLKAGFAFLPFPAGIAISAGVTSALLPKLGPRPLMVAGAVLGVLGLVWLAQLSYGDSYAAGVLPAQVLIALGMGPLFVGMQTVALHQVEEEDSGVASALLNAAQQVGGAVGTALLTTISVQTAKTFAQNNPTVDNLMARASIHSYDVAFYVGAGFFLAAIPVIALMIRDKPENLIEGSEEDARIPVAV, encoded by the coding sequence GTGAGCGAGACTGCGACAGCGGTGGAAGTTCTGGAGAAGCAAACGAGTTCGGCACGCTGGTGGGCCCTGGGGGTGATCGCATTGGCCCAGCTCATGGTGGTTCTCGACGCCACCATCGTGACCATCTCGCTGCCGTTCGCTCAGCAGGATCTCGACATCAGCGACGGCAATCGGCAGTGGATGCTGACCGCCTACACGCTGATCTTCGGCGGTCTGCTGCTGCTCGGCGGACGGCTGGCCGACTACCTCGGGCGGCGTCGGATCTTCATCGTCGGTCTGGTCGGCTTCGCCGGGGCGTCCGCGGTGGCGGGTCTGGCGCAGAACGGCGCGGAGCTGTTCGCCGGACGGGCATTGCAGGGCGCGTTCGCGGCGCTGCTCGCGCCCGCGGCACTGTCACTGCTCTCGGTGACCTTCACCGAGGCCAAGGAGCGCGCGACCGCATTCGGCGTCTTCGCCGGTATTTCCGCGGGTGGCGCCGCGCTCGGCTTGATCGCCGGTGGCGCGCTGACCGAATACGCCTCCTGGCGCTGGTGCCTGCTGGTGAACACTCCGATCGCACTGATCGCGCTGCTCGGCGCGCTGGCCTTCGTGGCGAAGGATGTGCCGACACCGCGCACCGGCGGCTATGACGTGCCCGGCGCGGTCACCGTGACGCTCGGTCTGATCGCCATCGTGTACGGATTCAGCCGCGCCGCCGAGGATGGCTGGCTGGCCGGCAGCACCCTCGGGCTGCTCGTCATCGGCGTCGCCCTGCTGATCGCCTTCGTCGCCATCGAGCGTCGCTCGTCGAATCCGCTACTGCCGCTGCATATTCCGGGTGAGATCAACCGCGGTGGCGCCTTCCTGGCCGCGCTGCTGATCCCGATCGCGATGTTCGCGATGTTCCTGTTCCTGAGCTACTACTTCCAGATCACCCTCGGCTACTCGTCGCTGAAGGCCGGTTTCGCCTTCCTGCCGTTCCCGGCGGGCATCGCGATCTCCGCCGGTGTCACCAGCGCGCTGCTGCCGAAGCTCGGCCCGCGGCCGCTGATGGTGGCCGGGGCCGTGCTCGGTGTGCTCGGTCTGGTGTGGCTGGCGCAGCTGAGCTACGGCGACAGCTACGCGGCCGGCGTGCTGCCCGCGCAGGTGCTGATCGCGCTCGGTATGGGCCCGCTGTTCGTCGGGATGCAGACCGTCGCGCTGCATCAGGTCGAGGAGGAGGACTCGGGTGTGGCCAGTGCGCTGTTGAATGCGGCACAGCAGGTCGGCGGCGCGGTGGGCACCGCACTGCTCACCACCATCTCGGTGCAGACGGCCAAGACCTTCGCGCAGAACAATCCGACGGTGGACAACCTGATGGCCCGCGCTTCGATCCACAGCTACGACGTGGCGTTCTATGTCGGCGCCGGATTCTTCCTCGCGGCGATCCCGGTGATCGCGTTGATGATTCGGGACAAGCCGGAAAATCTGATCGAGGGATCCGAGGAAGACGCTCGGATTCCGGTCGCGGTCTGA
- a CDS encoding NADP-dependent isocitrate dehydrogenase codes for MSKIKVEGTVVELDGDEMTRIIWQFIKDKLIHPYLDVNLEYYDLGIEYRDKTDDQVTIDAANAIKEHGVGVKCATITPDEARVEEFGLKKMWRSPNGTIRNILGGTIFRAPIIISNVPRLVPGWTKPIIIGRHAFGDQYRATDFKVFQGGTVTLTFTPDDGSEPIVHEVVKMPEDGGVVMGMYNFRKSIEDFARASFNYGLQQNYPVYMSTKNTILKAYDGMFKDTFQEVFDAEFKTQFDAAGLTYEHRLIDDMVASSMKWEGGYVWACKNYDGDVQSDTVAQGFGSLGLMTSVLLTPDGRTCEAEAAHGTVTRHYRQHQQGKPTSTNPIASIFAWTRGLEHRGKLDNTPEVIGFAQTLEDVVIKTVEGGQMTKDLALLVGGDQGYLSTEEFLGALDANLARALR; via the coding sequence ATGTCCAAGATCAAGGTTGAAGGCACCGTCGTCGAACTCGACGGCGACGAGATGACCCGGATCATCTGGCAGTTCATCAAGGACAAGCTGATCCACCCGTATCTCGATGTGAACCTCGAGTATTACGACCTCGGCATCGAGTATCGGGACAAGACAGACGACCAGGTCACGATCGACGCCGCGAACGCGATCAAGGAGCACGGTGTCGGCGTCAAGTGCGCCACGATCACTCCGGATGAGGCCCGGGTCGAGGAATTCGGCCTGAAGAAGATGTGGCGCTCGCCCAACGGCACCATCCGCAACATCCTCGGCGGAACCATCTTCCGCGCGCCGATCATCATCTCGAATGTGCCGCGTCTGGTCCCCGGCTGGACCAAGCCGATCATCATCGGCCGTCACGCGTTCGGCGACCAGTACCGCGCCACCGACTTCAAGGTATTCCAGGGCGGCACCGTCACCCTCACCTTCACCCCCGACGACGGCAGTGAGCCGATCGTGCACGAGGTCGTGAAGATGCCCGAGGACGGCGGCGTCGTGATGGGTATGTACAACTTCAGGAAGTCCATCGAGGACTTCGCGCGGGCCTCGTTCAACTACGGGCTGCAGCAGAACTACCCGGTCTACATGTCGACCAAGAACACCATCCTGAAGGCCTACGACGGCATGTTCAAGGACACCTTCCAGGAGGTGTTCGACGCCGAGTTCAAGACCCAGTTCGACGCGGCGGGCCTCACCTATGAGCACCGCCTGATCGACGATATGGTCGCCTCCTCCATGAAATGGGAGGGCGGCTACGTCTGGGCCTGCAAGAACTACGACGGCGACGTGCAGTCCGACACCGTGGCCCAGGGCTTCGGCTCGCTCGGCCTGATGACCTCGGTGCTGCTCACCCCGGACGGCCGGACCTGTGAGGCCGAAGCCGCGCACGGCACCGTCACCCGGCACTACCGCCAGCACCAGCAGGGCAAGCCGACTTCGACCAACCCGATCGCGTCGATCTTCGCCTGGACTCGCGGCCTCGAGCACCGCGGCAAGCTGGACAACACCCCCGAGGTGATCGGCTTCGCGCAGACACTCGAGGATGTCGTCATCAAGACCGTCGAGGGCGGCCAGATGACCAAGGATCTGGCGCTGCTCGTCGGCGGCGATCAGGGCTACCTGAGCACCGAGGAGTTCCTCGGTGCGCTCGACGCCAACCTGGCCCGCGCCCTGCGCTGA
- a CDS encoding MFS transporter has product MLALALGGFGIGTTEFVTMGLLPDIASAMNVSEPTAGHAVSAYALGVVVGAPLIAALAARVPRKRLLVALMVAFTIGNVATVIAPTFETLVIARFVSGLPHGAYFGVASLAAATLAPAGQRAKAIAAVMLGLSAANVVGVPGATWLGQHLGWRDAFVVVAVIGVATVAALIRFVPELHGIRITNPMTELGALRRPQVLLTLLVGAIGFGGMFAVYTYITTTLTDVAGLRLGLVPFVLMLFGLGMVAGNIVGGILADRGVDRAIYVSTIAMVVILAGFVAAAHNPYTAAIGAFFIGASGAALAPGLQTRLMDVAADAQTLAAALNHAALNIANAAGAWLGGLVIAAGLGYTAPATVGAGLAVLGVLLFMVTVWTGRRSAV; this is encoded by the coding sequence ATGCTGGCGCTGGCCCTCGGTGGATTCGGAATCGGCACAACCGAATTCGTCACGATGGGTTTGCTGCCCGATATCGCGAGCGCCATGAACGTATCCGAGCCGACGGCAGGGCACGCGGTATCGGCCTATGCGCTCGGCGTCGTCGTCGGAGCTCCGCTGATCGCCGCACTTGCCGCGCGGGTGCCGCGCAAACGACTGCTGGTCGCCCTGATGGTGGCGTTCACCATTGGAAATGTGGCGACGGTTATCGCGCCCACATTCGAAACTCTGGTCATCGCGCGGTTCGTTTCGGGTCTGCCGCACGGCGCGTACTTCGGTGTCGCCTCGCTGGCCGCCGCCACCCTGGCGCCGGCGGGACAGCGCGCCAAGGCAATTGCCGCGGTTATGCTGGGATTGAGCGCCGCCAACGTTGTCGGCGTTCCCGGCGCGACCTGGCTCGGGCAGCATCTCGGCTGGCGCGATGCCTTCGTGGTGGTCGCGGTGATCGGTGTCGCCACCGTCGCGGCCCTGATCCGATTCGTTCCGGAACTGCACGGTATCCGGATCACCAACCCGATGACCGAACTCGGCGCACTGCGTCGCCCGCAGGTGCTGCTGACCCTGCTGGTCGGCGCGATCGGCTTCGGCGGCATGTTCGCCGTCTACACCTACATCACCACCACGCTGACCGATGTGGCCGGTCTGCGGCTCGGCCTGGTGCCGTTCGTGCTCATGCTCTTCGGGCTCGGGATGGTCGCGGGCAATATCGTCGGCGGCATTCTGGCCGATCGCGGCGTCGACCGGGCGATCTACGTCTCGACAATCGCCATGGTGGTCATCCTGGCGGGATTCGTTGCCGCCGCGCACAATCCGTACACGGCGGCGATCGGCGCCTTCTTCATCGGCGCATCGGGTGCGGCGCTCGCGCCCGGTCTGCAGACCCGGCTGATGGATGTCGCCGCCGACGCCCAGACCCTCGCCGCGGCGCTCAATCACGCGGCCCTCAATATCGCCAATGCGGCGGGCGCGTGGTTGGGTGGCCTCGTCATCGCGGCGGGTCTCGGCTACACCGCGCCCGCGACCGTCGGGGCGGGGCTGGCCGTGCTCGGCGTTCTGCTGTTCATGGTGACCGTCTGGACCGGTCGTCGCTCAGCGGTTTAG
- a CDS encoding nitroreductase family deazaflavin-dependent oxidoreductase, whose product MANDWNQNIIAEFRANAGKVGGPFEGKDLLLLTTTGAKSGLPRTNPAAYIRDGDRLVIIASKAGAPDNPDWYHNLRANPKVTLEIGTETIEATATPITGGPERDRLYAAMVEVMPGFAEYETKTDRVIPVVALEPSA is encoded by the coding sequence ATGGCCAACGATTGGAACCAGAACATCATCGCGGAGTTCCGTGCGAATGCGGGCAAGGTCGGCGGCCCGTTCGAGGGTAAGGATCTGCTACTGCTCACCACAACCGGCGCAAAATCCGGACTGCCGCGCACGAATCCGGCGGCCTATATCCGCGACGGCGACCGTTTGGTGATCATCGCGTCCAAGGCGGGCGCACCCGATAACCCGGACTGGTATCACAATCTGCGGGCGAATCCGAAGGTCACGCTGGAGATCGGCACCGAGACCATCGAGGCGACGGCCACCCCGATCACCGGAGGCCCGGAACGCGATCGGCTCTATGCGGCGATGGTGGAAGTCATGCCGGGCTTCGCCGAATACGAAACCAAGACGGACCGGGTGATTCCAGTCGTCGCGCTGGAACCCAGCGCCTAA
- a CDS encoding epoxide hydrolase family protein, which produces MTVGFGVVPTARLSQAEAVSEIKPFRIAIPQADLDDLAYRLAHTRYVAELPAREIAGRVYPGVPVRPGWEYGVPLSFVRPLHEYWRDSFDWRAQERRLNAFPQYTTEIDGQTIHFVHVTSPEPDAMPLLLAHGWPSSFTEFLGLVGELTDPRAHGGDPSDAFHVVIPSYPGFAFSGPTHTAGWRPTRMAAAFDELMNRLGYDRYGVHGNDCGAIVAPELGRFAPDRVVGVHVTQLYSFPRREPGELDGLSEYELILLYFGQKFRAHAIHNATQQAQPQTLGHALSDSPVGQLAWSGQALVNAMSTDELLTNVAIYWFTNSSAPAARFYFEHHRSTEATKPTSVPIGLASFGFDFKPPRKFAERDHRNLVQWHEYDRGGHWAAHETPDLLLADLRGFFKKVI; this is translated from the coding sequence ATGACAGTCGGATTCGGCGTTGTTCCGACCGCCCGACTCTCGCAGGCTGAGGCGGTGTCCGAGATCAAGCCCTTCCGAATCGCGATCCCGCAGGCCGACCTGGACGACCTGGCATACCGCCTGGCGCACACCCGATACGTCGCGGAACTACCCGCCCGGGAGATCGCAGGCCGGGTGTACCCGGGCGTGCCGGTGCGGCCCGGCTGGGAGTACGGCGTTCCGCTGTCATTCGTCCGCCCGCTGCACGAATACTGGCGCGACAGTTTCGACTGGCGCGCACAAGAGCGGCGGCTCAACGCATTTCCGCAGTACACGACCGAAATCGACGGGCAAACCATCCATTTCGTGCACGTCACTTCCCCGGAGCCCGACGCGATGCCGCTACTACTCGCCCACGGTTGGCCGAGTTCATTCACCGAATTCCTCGGCCTGGTAGGCGAATTGACCGATCCGCGTGCGCATGGCGGCGATCCGAGCGACGCCTTCCATGTGGTGATCCCGTCCTATCCCGGCTTCGCGTTCTCGGGACCGACCCACACCGCCGGTTGGCGCCCGACCCGCATGGCAGCAGCATTCGACGAGTTGATGAACCGCCTCGGCTACGACCGCTACGGCGTGCACGGCAACGACTGCGGTGCCATCGTCGCACCTGAGCTGGGCCGGTTCGCCCCGGATCGAGTCGTAGGCGTACATGTGACCCAGCTCTATTCCTTTCCCAGGCGCGAGCCGGGCGAGCTGGACGGACTCAGCGAATACGAGCTGATCCTGTTGTACTTCGGGCAGAAATTCCGCGCGCACGCCATCCACAACGCCACCCAGCAAGCGCAACCGCAGACCCTCGGCCACGCATTGTCGGATTCACCGGTCGGTCAACTCGCTTGGAGCGGTCAAGCGCTGGTGAACGCGATGAGCACCGACGAATTGCTCACCAATGTGGCGATCTACTGGTTCACCAATAGCTCGGCGCCCGCGGCCCGGTTCTACTTCGAGCACCATCGCTCGACCGAGGCGACGAAGCCCACCAGCGTGCCGATCGGGCTGGCCTCCTTCGGTTTCGACTTCAAACCGCCACGCAAATTCGCCGAACGCGACCATCGCAACCTCGTGCAATGGCACGAATACGACCGCGGCGGGCACTGGGCCGCACACGAAACCCCCGACCTGTTACTTGCCGACCTGCGCGGATTCTTCAAAAAGGTGATCTAA
- a CDS encoding TetR/AcrR family transcriptional regulator, protein MDEQARARRPGGRSARVRAAVHKAVTELVAERGYGNFTVADVATRAGVADTSIYRRWGNLEALAMEVTVDRLGTESAIPNTGSLEGDLRAYAAKAARDVSGPDGLALLRTILALLDTGTAGEQTRDRFLSERANQVQAMLDRAKARGEQVPEVLEVVDIILAPLYTRTLFGTGPLTDDYVETLVDRLLHAATDKRK, encoded by the coding sequence GTGGATGAACAAGCCCGCGCCCGCCGTCCCGGAGGTCGCAGTGCCCGCGTGCGCGCGGCGGTACACAAGGCGGTCACCGAACTGGTCGCCGAACGCGGCTACGGCAACTTCACGGTCGCCGATGTCGCGACCCGCGCCGGCGTCGCCGATACCAGCATCTACCGGCGCTGGGGCAATCTCGAGGCACTGGCCATGGAGGTGACCGTCGATCGGCTCGGCACCGAGTCGGCGATACCGAATACCGGTTCGCTCGAGGGCGATCTGCGCGCGTACGCCGCCAAGGCGGCGCGCGATGTCAGCGGACCCGACGGATTGGCGCTGCTGCGCACGATTCTCGCGCTGCTCGACACCGGCACGGCGGGCGAACAGACGCGCGACCGCTTCCTCAGCGAACGCGCGAACCAGGTCCAGGCCATGCTGGATCGAGCCAAAGCTCGCGGCGAACAGGTACCCGAGGTGCTGGAGGTGGTCGACATCATCCTGGCCCCGCTCTACACCCGCACCCTGTTCGGCACCGGCCCACTCACCGACGATTACGTCGAAACGCTGGTCGACCGGCTATTGCACGCGGCGACCGATAAGCGAAAGTAA
- a CDS encoding TIGR03086 family metal-binding protein → MINRIDRAIDMTGGIVKGIAAQQMNVPTPCREWDLRELLNHLVGGMNIFAAQLQGLTPVREHHDDWLDTDPQGAYAEAAVLDRAAWHRPDALEQKVRLGFGEVPGPMAAVIHLTELVVHGVDLAVATGQDDLVDEQLCAEMLAIMHEMGIENFRVPGMFGPEVAAPAAAPAHRRLLAYVGRA, encoded by the coding sequence ATGATCAACCGCATCGACCGCGCCATCGATATGACCGGTGGCATCGTCAAAGGCATTGCCGCACAACAGATGAACGTACCCACGCCGTGTCGGGAATGGGATCTGCGCGAACTGCTCAATCACTTGGTGGGCGGCATGAATATCTTTGCCGCTCAACTACAGGGCCTGACCCCGGTTCGCGAACACCACGACGACTGGCTCGACACCGACCCGCAGGGCGCCTACGCCGAGGCGGCCGTGCTCGACCGCGCGGCCTGGCATCGCCCCGACGCACTCGAGCAGAAGGTGCGTCTCGGCTTCGGCGAGGTGCCCGGCCCGATGGCGGCGGTGATCCACCTGACCGAACTCGTCGTGCATGGTGTCGATCTGGCGGTCGCCACCGGACAGGACGACTTGGTCGACGAGCAGCTGTGTGCGGAGATGCTGGCGATCATGCATGAGATGGGCATCGAAAACTTCCGCGTACCAGGGATGTTCGGTCCGGAGGTCGCGGCGCCCGCCGCCGCGCCCGCACACCGTCGGCTGCTCGCCTACGTCGGCCGAGCGTGA
- a CDS encoding LysR family transcriptional regulator, which yields MELRDIEIFLALAEELHFGRTAERMYLSQARISQSIKNQERRIGGRLIDRSNPRNIQLTALGKQLLSDLRPAYHELTQAIENARSTAQGAARILRIAMIGFNSYDYRPFWELFRTRHPQWELQIRNIEFIEQFDPLRRGEADVVIAWLPVEEPDLTVGPIISTEPMVAMMGDDHELADEKHLSLEVFGDRGVLAPSKPMPDYWEDAISPFYTPRGRPIERVCTVSTVEDILTVASTRSAFTMGMSHVARYYNRPGIRYVPISDSHIVRWALIWRSGGETQQIRALASVVRELGPLEQD from the coding sequence ATGGAACTGAGAGATATCGAAATCTTTCTGGCGCTGGCCGAGGAGTTGCACTTCGGGCGGACCGCGGAACGGATGTATCTTTCCCAAGCTCGGATCAGCCAGTCGATCAAGAATCAGGAACGTCGTATCGGTGGACGTCTCATCGACCGCAGCAACCCGCGCAATATCCAGCTCACCGCGCTGGGCAAGCAGTTGCTCAGCGACTTGCGCCCGGCATACCACGAGCTGACGCAGGCCATCGAGAACGCGCGCTCGACCGCACAAGGGGCGGCCCGGATACTTCGCATCGCCATGATCGGCTTCAATTCGTATGACTACCGGCCATTTTGGGAGCTTTTCCGTACTCGGCACCCGCAGTGGGAACTACAGATCCGCAATATCGAGTTCATCGAACAATTCGACCCGTTGCGACGTGGCGAGGCCGACGTGGTCATCGCATGGTTACCGGTCGAGGAACCCGATCTGACTGTCGGGCCGATCATCTCCACCGAACCCATGGTGGCGATGATGGGCGACGACCACGAGCTTGCGGACGAAAAGCATTTATCCCTGGAGGTTTTCGGCGATCGCGGGGTGCTGGCTCCGAGCAAGCCGATGCCCGACTACTGGGAGGACGCCATCAGCCCCTTCTATACACCCAGGGGCCGTCCCATCGAACGCGTTTGCACCGTCTCGACGGTGGAAGACATCCTGACGGTCGCCAGCACCCGCAGCGCCTTCACCATGGGCATGAGCCACGTCGCCCGCTACTACAACCGACCCGGCATTCGCTACGTGCCGATCAGCGATTCGCACATTGTCCGGTGGGCACTGATCTGGCGCAGCGGCGGCGAAACCCAGCAGATTCGCGCGCTGGCGAGCGTTGTTCGCGAGTTGGGGCCGCTGGAGCAGGACTGA
- a CDS encoding helix-turn-helix domain-containing protein encodes MTRSEAPKRRTQEQRSSEMRTRLLDATIDCLVEYGYAGTTTPRVAELAGVTRGAQVHHFGSKTDLVVAAISHLAQLRAETAMREMPRVQGGGDPVGAALDFLWELHQGPLFIATAELWVAGRTDPVLASAMEKVEPFVNNAVLMAVARFVPDEMRRKEARDFVYTAMDALRGILVSNFIDPDSERAHRRWRRASVHLREIASAALAARPMLGTAE; translated from the coding sequence ATGACCAGGTCCGAAGCGCCCAAGCGCCGCACGCAGGAGCAGCGCAGTAGTGAGATGCGCACGCGATTGCTCGATGCCACCATCGACTGCCTGGTCGAATACGGGTATGCGGGGACGACGACGCCGCGGGTCGCCGAGTTGGCCGGGGTCACCCGCGGGGCTCAGGTGCACCATTTCGGGTCCAAGACCGATCTGGTGGTCGCGGCGATCAGCCATCTGGCGCAGTTGCGTGCGGAGACCGCGATGCGGGAGATGCCCAGGGTCCAGGGCGGCGGCGATCCGGTCGGGGCGGCCTTGGACTTCCTGTGGGAGCTACATCAGGGGCCGCTGTTCATCGCCACCGCCGAGCTGTGGGTGGCGGGCCGGACCGATCCGGTACTCGCCTCGGCCATGGAGAAGGTCGAGCCGTTCGTCAACAACGCCGTACTGATGGCGGTCGCCCGATTCGTCCCGGATGAGATGCGGCGCAAGGAGGCCCGCGATTTCGTCTACACCGCGATGGATGCGCTGCGCGGAATTTTGGTCTCCAACTTCATCGATCCGGATTCGGAACGGGCACATCGGCGTTGGCGGCGGGCGTCGGTGCATCTGCGGGAGATCGCAAGCGCCGCATTGGCCGCGCGTCCGATGCTGGGTACCGCCGAATAG
- a CDS encoding lipid-transfer protein: protein MANKVYVVGVGMTKFEKPGRRTNEDGSAWDYPDMARESGTKALADAGIDYREVEQAYVGYVYGESTSGQRAVYELGMTGIPVVNVNNNCSTGSTALYLAAQAIRGGLADCTLALGFEKMQPGSLGSTWDDREQPMAKHVMALAEISEVLFPVAPWMFGAAGREHMKQYGTTAEHFAKIGYKNHKHSVNNPYSQFQDAYSLDDILASRMIYDPLTKLQCSPTSDGSGAVVLASEEFVNSHDLAAQAVEIVGQAMTTDFASTFDNTAKNLIGYDMNVQAAQQVYQQAGLGPEGFQVIELHDCFSANELLLYEALGLCGEGEAGKLIDDNQTTYGGKWVVNPSGGLISKGHPLGATGLAQCSELTWQLRGTADKRQVDNVTAALQHNIGLGGAAVVTAYQRADR from the coding sequence ATGGCGAACAAGGTCTACGTCGTTGGCGTCGGCATGACGAAGTTCGAAAAGCCGGGCCGCCGTACGAACGAGGACGGCAGCGCGTGGGACTACCCGGATATGGCGCGGGAATCGGGTACCAAGGCGCTCGCCGATGCCGGGATCGACTATCGCGAAGTCGAGCAGGCTTACGTCGGTTATGTCTACGGCGAATCCACCTCCGGACAGCGCGCGGTCTACGAACTGGGGATGACCGGCATTCCGGTGGTCAACGTCAACAACAACTGCTCGACCGGATCCACGGCGCTTTATCTTGCAGCACAGGCGATTCGGGGCGGTCTGGCCGATTGCACGCTGGCATTGGGTTTCGAGAAGATGCAGCCGGGCTCGCTCGGTTCCACCTGGGACGATCGCGAACAGCCGATGGCCAAGCACGTCATGGCGCTCGCGGAGATCTCCGAGGTGCTTTTCCCGGTGGCGCCGTGGATGTTCGGCGCGGCCGGGCGCGAGCATATGAAGCAGTACGGCACCACCGCGGAGCACTTCGCGAAGATCGGCTACAAGAATCACAAGCATTCGGTGAACAACCCGTATTCGCAGTTCCAGGACGCGTATTCGCTCGATGACATCCTGGCCTCGCGGATGATCTACGACCCGCTCACCAAGCTGCAATGTTCGCCGACCTCGGACGGTTCGGGTGCGGTCGTGCTGGCCAGCGAGGAATTCGTGAATTCGCACGACCTCGCGGCGCAGGCGGTGGAGATCGTCGGCCAGGCGATGACCACCGACTTCGCCTCCACCTTCGACAACACCGCCAAGAACCTCATCGGCTACGACATGAATGTCCAAGCCGCGCAACAGGTGTACCAGCAGGCCGGCCTCGGTCCGGAGGGCTTTCAGGTCATCGAGCTGCACGACTGCTTCTCCGCCAACGAACTGCTGCTATACGAGGCCCTCGGGCTCTGCGGCGAGGGCGAGGCCGGAAAGCTCATCGACGACAACCAGACCACCTACGGCGGCAAGTGGGTCGTGAACCCCTCCGGCGGACTGATCTCCAAGGGGCACCCCTTGGGTGCAACAGGTTTGGCGCAATGCTCCGAACTCACCTGGCAGCTGCGCGGTACCGCCGACAAGCGTCAGGTCGACAACGTTACCGCCGCACTGCAGCACAACATCGGGCTCGGCGGCGCTGCCGTGGTGACCGCCTACCAGCGTGCCGATCGCTGA
- a CDS encoding SRPBCC family protein, with product MGHIEATKDVNATPEALWAVVSDPQTWDKWFTIHERFIEEPPAVLTPGAKLVAKIVMLGMANKLEWSVVAVEQPNKLTLGGTGMAGVKTEFTFDIQPNDGGGSTVSVSGDFEGALIKGALGKAVEKDGLEQLDKSLEQLDTLAVAAA from the coding sequence ATGGGCCACATCGAAGCCACCAAGGACGTCAACGCCACCCCCGAGGCCCTGTGGGCCGTTGTCTCCGACCCGCAGACCTGGGACAAATGGTTCACCATCCACGAGCGCTTCATCGAGGAGCCGCCGGCCGTGCTGACCCCCGGCGCGAAGCTGGTCGCGAAGATCGTGATGCTCGGCATGGCCAACAAGCTGGAGTGGTCGGTCGTGGCCGTCGAACAGCCGAACAAGCTGACCCTCGGCGGCACCGGAATGGCCGGTGTGAAGACCGAATTCACCTTCGATATCCAGCCCAACGACGGCGGCGGCTCCACCGTATCGGTGTCCGGTGACTTCGAGGGCGCGCTGATCAAGGGCGCGTTGGGCAAGGCGGTCGAGAAGGACGGCCTCGAGCAACTCGACAAGTCGCTGGAGCAGCTCGACACGCTCGCCGTCGCGGCGGCCTGA